In the genome of Myxococcales bacterium, one region contains:
- a CDS encoding DUF1499 domain-containing protein: MDETAMPRVATIASWLGKFAPSCALAGILGIQIGVVPPLGGYLFLLIGLVAALFSVGFGTAAVIATRSNKEGPGRAAGWLGLSSGMVMLTLTIVGIGDGGGSPPINDITTDVEHPPSFAAASEVPDFEGRDMSYPADFVAIVKKHYSYLESLHVDQQPISAYEKAIATSQSLGWEIVHQDPDQLTINARETSFLFKFVDDIVIRVQPDGSGAVVDLRSKSRNGRGDLGVNAARIVAFTQAFGG, from the coding sequence TTGGACGAAACTGCAATGCCGCGCGTGGCAACGATCGCCTCGTGGCTTGGAAAGTTCGCTCCATCGTGCGCCCTTGCGGGAATACTCGGCATCCAGATCGGCGTTGTACCACCGCTTGGCGGATATTTGTTTCTTCTGATCGGCCTCGTGGCCGCTCTCTTCTCCGTCGGGTTTGGCACCGCCGCCGTCATCGCGACGCGCAGTAACAAAGAGGGACCTGGACGCGCCGCGGGGTGGTTGGGGTTGTCATCGGGCATGGTCATGCTGACACTCACCATCGTGGGGATTGGAGACGGGGGCGGAAGTCCGCCGATCAACGACATCACCACCGACGTCGAGCATCCGCCGAGCTTTGCCGCGGCTTCCGAAGTACCGGACTTCGAGGGGCGAGACATGAGCTATCCCGCCGATTTCGTAGCGATCGTGAAGAAGCACTACAGCTATCTCGAATCACTCCATGTGGATCAGCAACCCATCAGCGCGTACGAGAAGGCCATCGCCACTAGCCAAAGTCTCGGCTGGGAGATTGTCCATCAAGATCCCGATCAGCTGACGATCAATGCCCGGGAGACCTCATTTCTGTTCAAGTTCGTGGACGACATCGTGATCCGCGTACAACCCGATGGCTCGGGAGCCGTCGTCGATCTGAGGTCCAAGTCTCGCAACGGACGGGGAGACCTCGGTGTCAACGCGGCGCGCATTGTCGCTTTCACCCAGGCGTTCGGGGGCTAG